The proteins below come from a single Dinghuibacter silviterrae genomic window:
- a CDS encoding DUF3127 domain-containing protein: MSYEITGKLVAKYDTVQRTGTFKTREFVIEKTEDIGGRSITNYVKFQSVQDRVTLVDRFNIGDEVKVSFNIKGSRWEKDGRVNYITNLDAWRLEQVQLGASASSGVDAIPDYGASSPSSAPPDFVDDLPF, from the coding sequence TACGAGATCACTGGTAAATTAGTGGCCAAATATGACACCGTCCAGAGGACGGGCACCTTTAAAACGCGGGAATTCGTCATCGAAAAAACCGAAGACATCGGCGGCCGGTCCATCACCAACTACGTCAAGTTCCAAAGCGTGCAGGACAGGGTTACGCTGGTCGACCGCTTCAACATTGGTGACGAAGTCAAGGTCTCTTTTAATATAAAGGGAAGCCGTTGGGAAAAAGACGGCCGCGTCAACTACATCACCAACCTGGACGCCTGGAGACTTGAACAAGTTCAACTGGGCGCTTCGGCTTCATCCGGCGTTGATGCTATCCCCGATTACGGAGCCTCTTCCCCTTCTTCCGCACCGCCTGATTTTGTGGACGACCTGCCCTTCTAA